One window of the Kiritimatiellales bacterium genome contains the following:
- a CDS encoding phosphoribosylanthranilate isomerase, whose amino-acid sequence MAIIFLNTLSTKNDAVLAVHAGASALGFVSAMPSGTGVISEKQITGISKTVPSGISRFLLSSRIDTPKIIKQAMNTGADVLQLVDSVSADTRRQLRKALPNVRLVQVIHVCNERAINEARQASETVDGILLDSGNPAAKIRTLGGTGQRHNWEISRKICECVGRPVFLAGGLTPENVADAINIVHPFGVDICLGVRSSGKLNAELLKRFITAVRSAEC is encoded by the coding sequence GTGGCTATAATTTTTCTGAATACGCTCTCGACAAAAAATGACGCGGTTTTGGCAGTTCATGCCGGGGCTTCAGCGCTGGGTTTTGTGTCGGCAATGCCTTCGGGTACTGGCGTGATTAGTGAAAAACAAATTACCGGAATTTCAAAAACGGTTCCGTCCGGTATTTCCCGGTTTCTTCTGAGCAGCCGGATTGATACACCAAAAATTATCAAACAGGCGATGAATACCGGAGCGGATGTTTTGCAACTGGTCGATTCCGTCAGCGCCGACACTCGCCGCCAATTACGGAAGGCGCTGCCGAATGTACGGCTGGTACAGGTAATTCACGTTTGTAATGAACGTGCTATTAACGAGGCCAGACAGGCATCAGAAACTGTCGATGGCATTCTGCTTGATTCTGGAAATCCGGCGGCAAAAATCAGGACGCTCGGCGGAACAGGACAACGGCATAACTGGGAGATCAGCCGGAAAATTTGCGAATGCGTTGGAAGGCCGGTGTTTCTTGCCGGAGGGTTGACGCCGGAAAATGTTGCGGATGCCATAAATATTGTACATCCGTTTGGCGTTGATATCTGTTTGGGCGTCCGGAGCAGCGGGAAGCTTAATGCCGAGCTTCTCAAGCGATTTATAACGGCAGTCCGGAGCGCTGAGTGTTAA
- a CDS encoding cupin domain-containing protein: MNLFDQIPAHEPEELFTELFSNENVRIERIVSFGQKSADGFWYDQREGEWILMLEGSAQLRFEDGRIVDLTSGDTLNIPARCRHHVEKTAQDARTVWLAVFYKND, encoded by the coding sequence ATGAACCTGTTTGATCAAATTCCGGCGCATGAGCCGGAGGAACTTTTCACAGAATTGTTTTCAAATGAAAACGTGCGGATTGAACGCATCGTTTCATTCGGACAAAAATCGGCGGACGGATTCTGGTACGACCAGCGGGAAGGGGAATGGATACTGATGCTGGAAGGATCGGCGCAACTGCGATTCGAAGACGGACGCATAGTTGATTTAACTTCCGGCGACACACTGAATATTCCGGCGCGATGCCGGCATCACGTCGAAAAAACTGCACAAGATGCCCGGACGGTCTGGCTGGCGGTTTTTTATAAAAATGATTAA
- the rdgB gene encoding RdgB/HAM1 family non-canonical purine NTP pyrophosphatase gives MKLVIATRNRHKLEEIRAIFNFASGDIGSALDFPEIPDTVENGGTLEANAVKKATEMCMATGIPALADDSGLEVEALNGAPGVYSARWAGENCSYDDNNTKLLRELAGKENRCARFRTVLALVRLGAPPQTVEGSVRGVIIHKRRGEHGFGYDPLFVPDGYTQTFAELPPEIKNRISHRACALAAAVNAWGEFLGK, from the coding sequence ATGAAACTGGTTATTGCAACACGCAATAGACATAAGCTGGAAGAAATTCGCGCGATATTTAATTTTGCATCGGGTGATATCGGGTCGGCGCTCGATTTCCCGGAAATTCCAGACACGGTTGAAAACGGCGGTACGCTTGAAGCCAATGCGGTTAAAAAAGCGACAGAAATGTGTATGGCCACCGGAATTCCGGCACTCGCCGATGATTCCGGCTTGGAAGTCGAGGCCCTGAACGGCGCACCGGGGGTTTATTCTGCGCGCTGGGCCGGAGAAAACTGTTCATACGACGACAATAATACAAAACTTTTGCGTGAACTGGCCGGCAAAGAAAACCGGTGTGCGCGGTTTCGAACGGTACTGGCGCTTGTTCGCCTCGGAGCTCCGCCGCAGACAGTCGAAGGATCGGTCCGGGGAGTAATTATTCACAAGCGGCGCGGAGAACACGGTTTTGGTTATGATCCGCTGTTTGTGCCGGACGGTTATACGCAAACATTTGCCGAACTTCCGCCAGAAATTAAAAACCGGATTTCTCACCGCGCCTGTGCGCTTGCTGCGGCTGTAAATGCCTGGGGAGAATTTTTGGGAAAATAA